Genomic DNA from Solanum pennellii chromosome 3, SPENNV200:
AAGAAAAGGCAACAAAGGACATTACATGATGCATCAATGCAGCAAGCAAAAGAGAATTCTGCTTTGTAATGTACAAAAATAGACAGGTTGGCTTCTGCCATTATCCAAATTAACACGTGTATTTcgtacgaaggaaaatgttttccactGAAAATgattcctggaaaacaagtgggtttcttacttattttctagTGTTTAGCAAGTAAATATTATCCCAAGAGCATTTATAAGTAATCTAGCAAAACACTATGGAGGTGGGATGGGGAGTGGGAGGTCAGGGGTGTTNNNNNNNNNNNNNNNNNNNNNNNNNNNNNNNNNNNNNNNNNNNNNNNNNNNNNNNNNNNNNNNNNNNNNNNNNNNNNNNNNNNNNNNNNNNNNNNNNNNNNNNNNNNNNNNNNNNNNNNNNNNNNNNNNNNNNNNNNNNNNNNNNNNNNNNNNNNNNNNNNNNNNNNNNNNNNNNNNNNNNNNNNNNNNNNNNNNNNNNNNNNNNNNNNNNNNNNNNNNNNNNNNNNNNNNNNNNNNNNNNNNNNNNNNNNNNNNNNNNNNNNNNNNNNNNNNNNNNNNNNNNNNNNNNNNNNNNNNNNNNNNNNNNNNNNNNNNNNNNNNNNNNNNNNNNNNNNNNNNNNNNNNNNNNNNNNNNNNNNNNNNNNNNNNNNNNNNNNNNNNNNNNNNNNNNNNNNNNNNNNNNNNNNNNNNNNNNNNNNNNNNNNNNNNNNNNNNNNNNNNNNNNNNNNNNNNNNNNNNNNNNNNNNNNNNNNNNNNNNNNNNNNNNNNNNNNNNNNNNNNNNNNNNNNNNNNNNNNNNNNNNNNNNNNNNNNNNNNNNNNNNNNNNNNNNNNNNNNNNNNNNNNNNNNNNNNNNNNNNNNNNNNNNNNNTTGGGGGTGGGGGGATTGGGTGGGTGGGTGGAAGGAGATGATAAACTTAGAATGCCACTTATGCAACTTGTTTTCCCTACTTCCATTGGGAAagtcattttcttcatttttatggAACTTGTTTTCCTAGAGAAACTATTTTCCAAACATTTTGACAACCAAAACAACAtaggaaaattggaaaacattttctggaaaatgtttttcgccaataccaaacacaccctaatcTCAATTTTACATACTGCAAGGTTTGTGCAGCTCTGAAGAAATAAATGTACCAATGCACGTTTAAATTGCAGAATTTGAACTAGGATCCATACCTTTGTGGCAAGGTACTGTTTCACAGCAAGCTCTTGATTTAATCTCGACAGGAGATCCTCAATGTCAGTTTTTGCTGTGGCCAGCCTCAGTTGCATAGTACTGAGAATTCTATTCAATTTGTTTTGTCCATCCAATTGAATAACAACTTGTAAATCAGCACCTTCAGCATGGTCTTGTGAGGTGTTCCTCAATGGTTCAAGCTTCAACAAATTTGAAATGTCTGAGATTAATTCAGTAGAAATATCAGGTTCGAGAGTCCGTTTGACATGAACACTATCTGTGACTCTCTTGGTGGAAACATCATTCTCACTTCCTGTGGAGGgcattttcaaatgattttccTGGTTCCCTTGTTCAGAATCCTTCATTGGCTTGCTGTCACGATGTTTCATCCCGGCATCCTCAGAAATTACTTCCCCTGAATGGGTGAAGCCCTGGTAAATTGCTGCATTGTCACGTTCATGGAACTGGCTCATGCCCTCCATTGGAGATCCCAGCTCAGGGGTTCCATAAGCAGAATCATTGCCGCAATCAGAAGCAATTGATGATGAACCAGCAAGTAAAGAAACATCTGAACTATTCATGAATTGAATAGATGGAGCTACACTGATGGATGAATTCACATCTGCAACGTTCTGATTCAATTCATAGAATGCTGAAAAGTtcataaaagggaaaaaaggtTTAGACTAATTCAACTAAGCTTTGCTTGATAAATCATAGCATACTGGGTTGATTAGACCACTTTCAAGTGTTTGGTGAAAGTACAAGGAAAAAGCACAAGAATTTATCAAGCAGCAAGGTGACACCTACATGACCTTGCAGCTGCttcaagttcaagaaagatCCCTATGGAGGCACTTCTTGATAACTCGATGTCAGACAATACTTTCATCATCCAATCCTCCAATAAACACCTACGCTGAGATGAAATCAACTTGAGCACATAGCAAAGATCGAGTTCATACTAAAGAACTATCACTGACCTATTATACCAGTGCATTCctcaattaaaaatttcaagttatGATGCCATCATGCaattataattgaaataaaagaaaacaatagaAATAGAATGCTACTAACTTCTTCCAAAAGTTCATGGCTTTGCATTCTCAGAAGTTCCTTTGAAGGAGCAGGGGGCAACTTTTTCTTTGGAAATTCTTTCTTCAGCTGCAACAAACGAAAGGTGTGAAGTAATCATATGGATCAACTTATACTATACATTGTACGTATGAAGATTCAGTCCAAGAACCGATCAGTTCTTACTGAATCCATAGAAGAAATATTGCCCTACTTGTTACAATATGGCCTATGCATGATCTCAAAGAAACTAGCTTACCTTTGAAGATAGCTTTAAAAAATCACTAAATCTTCGTAGTATCTCTCGCGTGGTTGTGAACCCATCAGGTGATCGTAAACCAATTTGAACCCTATAAAACTGTTCCAGTACGAATTTCAATAACTCAAGCAAGAAATAACAAGTCATCCAAGTTAGCTTCTTTTTGTTCCTGAAAGAAAATAGACTATAGTAATCTCCACTGGACCAGGTACAGCTCACCAttaaaaaggaggaaaaaacaCTTCAAGATTGTAAAGGAAACTCCAATCATGGTTGGAAATAACAGCCCATTTCAACGCGAATATagctttttccttttttaaaaataaaaataaaaattggtatTGTTGAATATAGCTTATTCCTTTTACTGTGCTTAATGCATTAAAGGATCCTGACTCAAAAATTCACAGGGAAATACCACTACAGTAGCTGAACCTCTGGGGCGTAAAGAGATAGTCCAAGAAGGAATAGTGGCACAATAACTCCATCCTGTATGAGAATCATGTGGCCAAATGGTATCATGTCCATCCTGTGTAAAATAAGGGAGAGCTCATCTGAACATGCACTGGAAGATCttgtaacaaaaaattaaagtctAGATAATCTCTTCAAGCTTTTCTTCATGACTAATCATGGACCCATATGTATTAGTAACAGATTAGACATACTGCAAATCAGATTAAACTGTCAATAGAATCTTCAAATATAACAGATCAAACTAACAATAGTTTGTCCAGGTTTCCGTAAGATTTTAGCATTGAACTACTGTTTCGAAAACCAGTATTTAGATTGGTACTGCTAATCAAGATAAAGTGAAATGTCCATGTTATCAGTCAAGTAACAGCTACATAGTATATGATGACAACATAAACCCGTGTATGCACACAAACATAATCTATAATTTTTCAAGTGTGCTACAAACGGTGATGCATCATTATCATTTATATACATGAATGTTGGTATAATTCAAACTGATTGAGTACTATTTAATCATCAAATAGCACAAAGAAAATGAATTCAGTCACAAAGTAAGTAACAATTGAAAAACACAGCTGTCAAATGACTATTTTTACCCATACGCGAGGGGGAGAACTCCAATCCATCCCTAAAGGAAGCGGCGAGGTCCCGTCGTGCCGGTGCTTTGGTGGACTCTTTCGACCTTTGCTAGCTTTGTCAGCCGATGAAGAAATCCACTCCGGTAGCAAATCATCGTTGACGATTGACGAAGTGTGAGAAAGCGAAAGGGATTCGATGAAAGAGGGATCGTTAAATCCCGAATCCAGATATGAGTAATTACCGTAGAGGTTCATCTCAGGTAACAAAGCGTCCattttatatttgtacattTCAAACCTTACACTCTGCTCCGGCAGCTCTCTCGCCGGTCCGTCACGGCCTCTCGTCGCGTTAATTTTCTAACTTCAACTGGCGAACTAACGGTCCTGATTCTGTCGATGAAGCGTACCTACTAGCTAATCGTGTCTTTTATACGACCGAAATTGTTCTgtgcaaaaatattttattcgttttaatgaaaaataattttcacttttttattgataaatagaaaatattctctaaaaaatcatattatattataagtgggaagttCTTTAGCTCAAAATTGAATTACAAATTTGCCCTTCACTTGAacattatttgaatatatataacattatatgaaaataaaagcataatattttcatttttaatgacctgaaaaataaattcacacttcaattacaataattaagATAATTGAAAAGACAACAGTTAACATTTAAATAATCATGAATAGGGTAAACGAAAAGgcaattgaaaataataaatctttTCTTCAAGTGAATAATGACTTTCTTCAGGTAAATAAAGAAACTATGTTTCATCATTAAGTAAATCATTTCATCTTCATATACATTTCAAAAGGCATGAAAGATATGGGAACGCTATTTTAGTTAAGAAATCGAAGACTTTAAGACAATCATGAAGAACATATGAAGTGTGATGTCTGCAGTGATTTCTCGACAGCGACAACGGTGAGAAACTGATTTTGTGTTCCTAGAAATCTCATAGTCCTCCATATCCGCTGCCcttcatcatttttcttttttgaaactgaaaggtttcaaatttttaacactatttttttgttgttgttttcttctaaccccccccccccctcctctTATTGTAGAATATGCCTCTTCTTAGATTTATATATGATGCAATTTGAAATGTTCTTGAAATTCAAGGTATATTGATTTATCCGAGTATTTCTATAACGCAGTTTCAATCAAGATATTCACTGGCTTTTTTCCTTTCTCTATTTTATTAGTctttatttgttactttttaccctttttactttttttttcttaacttgttttttgtttttgaaaaggtgaaatttcaacaataaatatgatgaaagtatataatttacaggtaatagtaaaataattttacctttGAGAATCACACATGGTATTTTTCGCagctataattttttatatgcaatatatttatTCTCTTATTTTCACATATAGGCTTTTAAATTGTATACATCATCATTTCTCTTACAAGAGTCTTTCCTTctcctatttaatttttgggtGATTGAAGATTAAGATCTTAGTTAGAGAACATATTTTAATCTTAGTATGTATTAGATATTATTTTCTCTTCAGTTtgaatttgtaatattttttccttcaaattatatatgactcatcacaagcatgtttataatattattattggttcgtctgtttttttttttattttgttagtttattttctgtttattaaaaattaaatttgaaaactaaaagatattaattatttttactctttgaaaacatcatatcatcaaaaaCTAACACAAATAGTGttatatttcatgtaaatacaataaaatataccCATATATAGATCCATGGACTTATCACAAGTAAGTGCATTCTCAAGACAATCTTATCGTATTGTTGTTAAGTTTCGATGTTTATGTTCTTTATAGAAAATGCAAAATATgtaattgaaatttatatttctgATAAATTTGTTCGCGCCTTTGTTATTTCATTAAAGGCATTAgatacatttattattatttttctatcatGAATTCATAACATATTTTACAGTCATGATTCACATATTTCTGGTTTGATAGCAAATGCACCAttctattttatgatttattttaatgaataaaaaataaatagtaaaattaatattgttaattTCAATATCTATACCTTATAACTCacttctaaataaataaaaaaattgtaatgatAGTAAgggacaaacgtgcaacgcacgttatCAGAAactagtaataataatataagagaTATAGAAagtatttggatgaaaattcGGTATTAAAAGTAATAGTAACGATATTTAACTGTTAATTCAagcaaataatatataattgtaattgtgactaatttttcactttcaatcaattttttttttgtaaaataattgtTACTaccaaacattttttaaaaaaagaatcacaaATCACAAACCTATAGcgaattgaaatatttttgatCGAAATTATTGTGTGTACTTCCATATATATTTGTCACATAAAATTAGATAGTCTATGGACCTTGCCCATTTTataagtatttcattttttgatttGGTAGGATTTTTTCATTACGAGCTCATGTGTTTTTAATTCTTCATATAGTTTACTTTCTGAATGATCAATGATCAATTTTTCTAATGAATGATTCATTACAAGTGTCGTAGATAATCGAACTCCAAGATCACACAACCGTTCTCGAACCTCGTACAATTAATGACCTTCTTCGATATGAACAATTTTTATGCGTCCAATCTACGATAACACTCAGTTATCTTCATTAATTGTGTTTTGTGGATAAGGCTAAGAGTATACTCAATGTTTTTGCGACACTTTTTCTTTCGGttgatttgtttgtttttattagtGCATAATACATTGTCTATGCCCTAATTTTAACGgtaattttttctctctctacatcTATTACTTATAATTAGACTTAACGTATGTAtacttttttgagtttcatatctaaacAATCAGATGTGCGAGTGAGATTCATATCTGAACAATTAAATACGCGAATAAGATTCATATCTGAACAATTAGATACGCGAATAAGATTCATATCTGAACAATTAGATACGCGAGtgagtttcatatctaaatAATCGAGTGAATTTTCTACCTAAACTATCACTAAATATTTATTAACACACACCTATGTTATTTCATTCAGAAGTCGAtacaaaaaaggaaataaagtaCTTGCAATCACCCATTTTCTTCAAATAACAATACTATAAGTTTAAGGATTCTTGTTCGACAAAAAagaaccaaaaaataaaagtagtaaCCAAAAATAGTGAAACAAATACAATATGTAGCTGACTAGGAAAAAGAAAACGTGGGTCCCAACAAAAAAATACAGGGTTCTCATTGGCTGAAACGCGGCGGGCGGCGTAtacacaccaaaaaaaaaacagagtatatataatggaccttaaaacctcaACAAAGCTCACAATCCACTGTTCGTAGGCCTAAAACCTTGTAGCGGCAAGCGTAAAAAGGCCATTAGGGTTTTGagctttgaacatcaaaagttCAAGGCTTTCAAGTCCACCTTGTTCTTCGTCATCGTCTTCTCCCTCCagaaaattttcttgaatttacGATTAAAAAAGTAATCATAAACGATAAAcgataaaccctaaaccctgcGATACAAACAGAGGTTTTTGATTCAGCATTCGTTTGCGAAGTTGTTTAAAGTAagttttttgtttagttttgatTGTGGAATTAGTTAGTTTCGTTTATGTATGTGTTAGTTTATCCGATTTTTATGTGTGTATAATTTGAAAGATACAAGATTTTCATGTTGTTTATTCATTCATTCCAATGTATCTTTTCTCTACATTCCGATCGTCTTGgagttcacttttttttatttctttttgattCTGGGAAGCGTGTTTTGTGCACCTGAAAAACCATGATGTAAATTGGGGGTTTCCATTCCTTTCTGTAAAGGAGCATTCGGGGCTAGAAGAGTATATGAACTAGAATGAATTATGGTAGAAAAAAGAAGTATGCTTTCATCATATgatcttgttcttttttttttaaaaaaatggtgtCTTTGTGTGTGTTCGTCTTCAAGCGCAGGATtctagtattttaattttatacttttcttAGGGCTTTAGAATTGTTTTTTCTCATGTACTTAAGAGAAGTTTGTATCATGGGTATTGAGTTCCATTGGGAGTAAGACCATGGCCACCAAGTCCATGTAAGGGTGTAATGTTGAGATTTCCTAAAGGAACTTGATATATCTGGGCACCCAAGGGTGTGGCCACGAGGTCTTAGGTTCAAATCTCAGCAGAGACATTGGGATTTGCCTCTACAACAAAGGTTCTGTTTTCCAAAGTGGGAATACCCTATATAACTCATAAATAGTGACAAAAAGCACTTCCCCCCTCCCCCCacagaaagagagaaaaacagtTGTTTGCTACTTGTCAATCATACGATTGAGCATGCTTGTCCCTCCTCCCCTACCCGACTTCTTATTTCTCCTTTCTTTTGGAGAGGAGAAACCTGTAGATCCAATTATAGAAATGCATCTTCAGCCTTACTTTTTAATCGTCTCTGTAATTCGGCACGTTGTTGAATTTGCCTTGTAATTAACTAGCTTATTGTGTTTGGTAATAAATAATTGTTGGATAAACTTCAATGCACGACTTATCGTCCATCCTTTCATATTCAGTAATATTCATCTTATGCCTGAGAAAGACTTGTCTAAATCCTTGAAACATATTGCATCACTGCTGTGTTGGTTCATTTACATTGTTGAATTCAATACTGTTGCATTGTTTATGCCTGAGAAAGACTTGCATATATTGAAGTATTGCTTCCATTCATGTATTCTAAAACATTTGTTGTATGCCCTGAAAGGCTCTGAACTTTCTtaccttatttttttatattatcctTGTATAACTGGTGAGTAACTTCAATGATAATGTACCATAAAAACTCAAAGAAAAGGCGGCATTTAAGACATTTTCTAGTCGCGCAATTCGATTAATGAACTTATTTAAACTGATGATAAAGTATCTTCATAGATATTTTGTTTGCTTTGCAGGCAGGGAGTTACTATGGATACCCTAACTACTCTCAATGAGATAGCTGATTCAGAGGCACAACCGAATAAGTTTAGGCGGAAGAAGTCCATAGTTTGGGAGCATTTCACAATCGAAAGAATTGGTGCAGACTGTACCAGGGCCTGTTGTAAGAAGTGCAAGAAGTCATTTGCCTATATTAGTGGTTCAAAGTTAGCAGGCACCAGCCACCTCAAGCGGCATATTGCCTTGGGTATTTGCCCGGTGGGTCGGACGAACCAGGACAAGAATCAATTAACCTCATTTAACTCTGCTGCGCCAACTAATGGTTCTGCTGGGGCTACTGGTAAGTCAAGAAAGCGGTACAGAGCTAATCCTGGACCAACAAGTGTCCCATTTGATCAAGCCCGTTGCTACTATGATATTGCAAAAATGATAATTCAGCATGACTAT
This window encodes:
- the LOC107014377 gene encoding PX domain-containing protein EREX isoform X3 encodes the protein MTCYFLLELLKFVLEQFYRVQIGLRSPDGFTTTREILRRFSDFLKLSSKLKKEFPKKKLPPAPSKELLRMQSHELLEERRCLLEDWMMKVLSDIELSRSASIGIFLELEAAARSSFYELNQNVADVNSSISVAPSIQFMNSSDVSLLAGSSSIASDCGNDSAYGTPELGSPMEGMSQFHERDNAAIYQGFTHSGEVISEDAGMKHRDSKPMKDSEQGNQENHLKMPSTGSENDVSTKRVTDSVHVKRTLEPDISTELISDISNLLKLEPLRNTSQDHAEGADLQVVIQLDGQNKLNRILSTMQLRLATAKTDIEDLLSRLNQELAVKQYLATKVKDLEIELDSLKQSGKENLQQAVLTEKEKFTQMQWDMEELRRKCVEMELKLAAEQADKIRMESAQRIIVQENERLYQELDAAQQQNNSLQKLHLELESKSNTDVKLLVKEVKSLRSSHTELKQELSNLAKEKAEVEMILREERQTREHATAANIKLLHEYEILRSRLEECSVSFLIEEENKLVLDASIPSDAIDMLSTSDDRIGLLLAEAQILAQDVETTIAGGNLDGEYSSTTVDELRKQLADVYVDNAKLRKQMNSVIRYALQTASRSKDNEEDNPSTKTALTKSLDG
- the LOC107014377 gene encoding PX domain-containing protein EREX isoform X2, with amino-acid sequence MYKYKMDALLPEMNLYGNYSYLDSGFNDPSFIESLSLSHTSSIVNDDLLPEWISSSADKASKGRKSPPKHRHDGTSPLPLGMDWSSPPRDGHDTIWPHDSHTGWSYCATIPSWTISLRPRGSATVVFYRVQIGLRSPDGFTTTREILRRFSDFLKLSSKLKKEFPKKKLPPAPSKELLRMQSHELLEERRCLLEDWMMKVLSDIELSRSASIGIFLELEAAARSSFYELNQNVADVNSSISVAPSIQFMNSSDVSLLAGSSSIASDCGNDSAYGTPELGSPMEGMSQFHERDNAAIYQGFTHSGEVISEDAGMKHRDSKPMKDSEQGNQENHLKMPSTGSENDVSTKRVTDSVHVKRTLEPDISTELISDISNLLKLEPLRNTSQDHAEGADLQVVIQLDGQNKLNRILSTMQLRLATAKTDIEDLLSRLNQELAVKQYLATKVKDLEIELDSLKQSGKENLQQAVLTEKEKFTQMQWDMEELRRKCVEMELKLAAEQADKIRMESAQRIIVQENERLYQELDAAQQQNNSLQKLHLELESKSNTDVKLLVKEVKSLRSSHTELKQELSNLAKEKAEVEMILREERQTREHATAANIKLLHEYEILRSRLEECSVSFLIEEENKLVLDASIPSDAIDMLSTSDDRIGLLLAEAQILAQDVETTIAGGNLDGEYSSTTVDELRKQLADVYVDNAKLRKQMNSVIRYALQTASRSKDNEEDNPSTKTALTKSLDG
- the LOC107014377 gene encoding PX domain-containing protein EREX isoform X1, with the protein product MYKYKMDALLPEMNLYGNYSYLDSGFNDPSFIESLSLSHTSSIVNDDLLPEWISSSADKASKGRKSPPKHRHDGTSPLPLGMDWSSPPRVWDGHDTIWPHDSHTGWSYCATIPSWTISLRPRGSATVVFYRVQIGLRSPDGFTTTREILRRFSDFLKLSSKLKKEFPKKKLPPAPSKELLRMQSHELLEERRCLLEDWMMKVLSDIELSRSASIGIFLELEAAARSSFYELNQNVADVNSSISVAPSIQFMNSSDVSLLAGSSSIASDCGNDSAYGTPELGSPMEGMSQFHERDNAAIYQGFTHSGEVISEDAGMKHRDSKPMKDSEQGNQENHLKMPSTGSENDVSTKRVTDSVHVKRTLEPDISTELISDISNLLKLEPLRNTSQDHAEGADLQVVIQLDGQNKLNRILSTMQLRLATAKTDIEDLLSRLNQELAVKQYLATKVKDLEIELDSLKQSGKENLQQAVLTEKEKFTQMQWDMEELRRKCVEMELKLAAEQADKIRMESAQRIIVQENERLYQELDAAQQQNNSLQKLHLELESKSNTDVKLLVKEVKSLRSSHTELKQELSNLAKEKAEVEMILREERQTREHATAANIKLLHEYEILRSRLEECSVSFLIEEENKLVLDASIPSDAIDMLSTSDDRIGLLLAEAQILAQDVETTIAGGNLDGEYSSTTVDELRKQLADVYVDNAKLRKQMNSVIRYALQTASRSKDNEEDNPSTKTALTKSLDG